In a single window of the Natronosalvus caseinilyticus genome:
- a CDS encoding PAS domain-containing sensor histidine kinase codes for MNDRSIGTRTTFWEGVSDDVARDRYRTLVDTVDDGLYQLDAEGRFEAVNEAIVETTGFAREDLVGEHISMLLEDEDVTRGRREIRRQLEEGAANVSTMEFSVRTAEGGAVPCDVRMTVLIEDGEFTGTIGVARDVSERERHRERAESARETYRSITSVLDDAEIGVIVLDDEFTVAWADETIEEYFGLSRADLVGRDKRTVVDDVSKRIADSETFAERVLATYENNDTVERFECRVTEDEERTGRWLEHWSKPIETGQYAGGRVELYSDITEQKRSEGALLESEAEFASLVDAVEEYAIFRLDPAGRVVSWNEGASKIKGYDREEIVGKHFSSFYTADDRAERVPERNLATALKRGSVEDEGWRVRRDGTTFWANVTITAIFDGDGTHRGFLKVTRDMTDRREHEQQLQHERDLINRVLETSPVGIMVANPDGTTVRANDRLAEIFDRSVETMEAYSAGQRDMYDATGEHIPLEERPISRVLETGEPVTDTEIWIEDADGQPRWLSINATPVTRGDGSVRHVVAAVTDITQLKVQAERIERQRDDLRTELDDLFERIDDAFFAVDTDWHVIYANEAFADLVDVSGSELLGAPIWDALPELEATACSDAAHEAKQTGTTVEREVFYEPADAWLQVTVYPSETGQSVYLTDITERVRSRNRLQRRAVQQAVIADLGQFAIETNDIDELMHEATRQVADALEADYCKVLDLDPVADELRLRQGVGWQAGIVGTATVSATDNSQAGYTLVAEEPVVVDDLESESRFQGPDLLTDHDVSSGISTIIGSADDPWGILGVHDTDHRSFTDEDVNFVQSVANILAETIERTDYRAELEGTIDRLEASNERLEQFAYAASHDLQEPLRMVSSYLQLIERRYGDELDEDGEEFLEFAVDGADRMREMIDGLLQYSRIDTQGAPLEPVDAGEALEEALANLEVRVVETDAVITADPLPWVRADGSQLRQVFQNLIANALTYAGDAPPRVHVSAERDESDWIISVRDEGIGIDPREADRIFDVFNRAHSREEDTGTGIGLAICQRVLERHGGKIWVDSEPGEGATFSFTLSAAADVGVDGDGDDE; via the coding sequence ATGAACGACCGGTCGATAGGCACACGAACGACTTTCTGGGAGGGGGTGTCCGACGACGTGGCGCGGGACCGCTACCGGACGCTCGTCGACACGGTCGACGACGGTCTCTACCAGCTCGATGCCGAGGGCCGCTTCGAGGCCGTCAACGAAGCGATCGTCGAGACGACGGGATTCGCCCGCGAGGACCTCGTCGGTGAGCACATCTCGATGCTCCTCGAGGACGAGGACGTCACTCGAGGGAGACGGGAGATCAGGCGACAACTCGAGGAGGGGGCCGCCAACGTGTCGACGATGGAGTTTTCGGTCCGGACAGCGGAGGGCGGGGCGGTTCCCTGCGACGTCCGGATGACGGTGCTGATCGAGGATGGGGAATTCACCGGAACGATCGGCGTCGCGCGTGACGTCTCCGAACGCGAACGCCACCGCGAACGCGCCGAATCCGCCCGGGAGACCTACCGGTCGATCACGAGCGTCCTGGACGACGCCGAGATCGGCGTCATCGTTCTCGACGACGAGTTCACCGTCGCGTGGGCCGACGAGACGATCGAGGAGTACTTCGGACTCTCGCGAGCGGACCTCGTCGGTCGCGACAAACGCACCGTCGTCGACGACGTCAGTAAGCGGATCGCCGACTCCGAGACGTTCGCGGAACGCGTCCTCGCGACCTACGAGAACAACGACACCGTCGAGCGCTTCGAGTGTCGCGTCACCGAAGACGAGGAACGGACCGGCCGCTGGCTCGAGCACTGGAGCAAGCCGATCGAGACAGGCCAGTACGCCGGCGGGCGGGTCGAACTCTACTCCGACATTACCGAACAGAAGCGCTCAGAAGGTGCCCTCCTCGAGAGCGAGGCGGAGTTCGCGTCGCTGGTCGACGCCGTCGAGGAGTACGCCATCTTTCGACTCGATCCCGCGGGGCGGGTCGTCTCTTGGAACGAGGGTGCCTCGAAGATCAAGGGCTACGACCGCGAGGAGATCGTCGGAAAGCACTTCTCGAGTTTTTACACGGCCGACGACAGGGCCGAGCGCGTCCCCGAACGAAACCTCGCTACCGCCCTCAAGCGGGGATCGGTCGAGGACGAGGGATGGCGCGTCAGGCGCGACGGCACGACGTTCTGGGCGAACGTCACCATCACGGCGATCTTCGACGGCGACGGCACCCACCGGGGGTTCCTCAAAGTCACCCGCGACATGACCGACCGGCGCGAGCACGAACAGCAACTGCAACACGAGCGCGACCTGATCAATCGTGTCCTGGAGACGAGTCCGGTCGGGATCATGGTCGCGAATCCGGACGGAACGACCGTGCGGGCGAACGATCGGCTGGCGGAGATCTTCGACCGATCGGTGGAGACGATGGAAGCCTACAGCGCCGGTCAGCGGGACATGTACGACGCGACCGGCGAGCACATTCCCCTCGAGGAGCGGCCGATCAGCCGGGTGCTCGAGACCGGTGAGCCGGTGACGGACACGGAGATCTGGATCGAAGACGCCGACGGCCAGCCCCGATGGCTCTCGATCAACGCCACGCCCGTCACGCGAGGCGACGGCAGCGTTCGCCACGTCGTCGCCGCGGTGACGGACATCACGCAACTGAAAGTACAGGCCGAGCGTATCGAGCGACAGCGCGACGACCTGCGAACCGAACTCGACGACCTGTTCGAGCGGATCGACGACGCCTTCTTCGCGGTCGACACCGACTGGCACGTCATCTACGCCAACGAGGCATTCGCCGACCTAGTCGACGTCTCGGGGTCGGAACTGCTCGGCGCACCGATCTGGGACGCCCTCCCCGAACTCGAGGCAACCGCGTGTTCCGATGCGGCCCACGAGGCGAAGCAAACCGGAACCACAGTCGAACGCGAGGTGTTCTACGAGCCAGCCGACGCCTGGCTCCAGGTGACGGTCTATCCCTCCGAGACTGGCCAGTCGGTCTACCTCACGGACATCACCGAGCGCGTCCGGTCGCGAAACCGACTGCAACGTCGTGCCGTCCAACAGGCGGTCATCGCCGACCTGGGTCAGTTCGCCATCGAGACCAACGACATCGACGAGCTCATGCACGAGGCGACGCGACAGGTCGCCGACGCGCTCGAGGCCGACTACTGCAAGGTCCTTGATCTCGACCCCGTCGCCGACGAACTGCGCCTTCGGCAGGGCGTCGGCTGGCAGGCGGGAATCGTCGGCACGGCGACGGTCTCCGCCACCGACAACTCCCAGGCCGGATACACGCTCGTCGCGGAGGAACCCGTCGTCGTCGACGACCTCGAGTCGGAGAGCCGATTCCAGGGTCCCGACCTGCTGACCGACCACGACGTCTCGAGCGGCATTAGTACTATCATCGGCTCCGCCGACGATCCGTGGGGCATCCTCGGCGTCCACGACACCGACCACCGGTCGTTCACCGACGAGGACGTGAACTTCGTGCAAAGCGTCGCCAACATCCTCGCGGAAACGATCGAGCGCACCGACTACCGGGCGGAACTCGAGGGGACGATCGACCGCCTCGAGGCCTCGAACGAACGTCTCGAGCAGTTCGCCTACGCCGCCAGCCACGACCTCCAGGAACCCCTGCGGATGGTCTCGAGCTACCTCCAGCTGATCGAGCGCCGGTACGGCGACGAACTCGACGAGGACGGCGAGGAGTTCCTGGAATTCGCCGTCGACGGCGCCGATCGGATGCGCGAGATGATCGACGGCCTGCTCCAGTACTCGCGTATCGACACCCAGGGCGCCCCGCTCGAACCGGTCGACGCCGGCGAGGCCCTCGAGGAGGCGCTCGCCAATCTCGAGGTGCGAGTCGTCGAGACCGACGCGGTGATTACCGCCGATCCGCTGCCGTGGGTTCGGGCCGACGGCAGTCAGCTCAGGCAAGTCTTTCAGAACCTGATCGCCAACGCGCTCACCTACGCTGGCGACGCCCCGCCACGCGTGCATGTCTCGGCCGAGCGCGACGAATCGGACTGGATCATCTCGGTGCGAGACGAGGGCATCGGCATCGATCCCCGAGAGGCGGATCGAATCTTCGACGTCTTCAATCGCGCTCACTCGCGCGAGGAAGATACCGGCACCGGCATCGGCCTGGCGATCTGCCAGCGCGTCCTCGAGCGCCACGGGGGCAAGATCTGGGTCGACTCCGAACCGGGCGAAGGTGCGACCTTCTCGTTTACCCTTTCGGCCGCGGCCGACGTCGGTGTCGACGGCGACGGCGACGACGAGTGA
- a CDS encoding dihydrodipicolinate synthase family protein encodes MHGTGVPLVTPITDDGRVDHERLEALVDWFASAGIDFFVPCGSTGEAPLLTADERTQVVETVADATEKPVLAGTGHEGYEPTLESTEDAAAAGADVALVVTPSYYGSDDAALGRYYRDLAVESPIPIYLYSVPKFTGFPLSPRLVESLATHENIAGIKDSSGSLESIQRLVRFTADADFSVLVGHGSVYAHALDAGADGGVLAVANAVPDLASEIFETHHSGDAAAARDLNAAIVELNRTLTARYGVPGIKTALAHRGLEVGPPRRPLEPIDEDAAAEVTAVLEAALEA; translated from the coding sequence ATGCACGGAACTGGCGTGCCGCTGGTGACGCCGATCACCGACGACGGACGCGTCGATCACGAGCGCCTCGAGGCCCTCGTGGACTGGTTCGCGAGCGCGGGAATCGACTTCTTCGTCCCCTGCGGGTCGACGGGCGAGGCGCCGCTGTTGACGGCCGACGAACGAACGCAGGTCGTCGAGACGGTCGCCGACGCGACCGAGAAACCCGTCCTCGCGGGCACCGGTCACGAGGGGTACGAACCGACACTCGAGTCGACCGAGGACGCGGCCGCAGCAGGTGCCGACGTCGCTCTGGTCGTGACGCCGTCGTACTACGGCAGCGACGACGCTGCACTCGGGCGCTACTACCGCGACCTGGCCGTGGAATCGCCGATCCCCATCTACCTCTACAGCGTGCCGAAGTTCACCGGCTTCCCACTCTCGCCGCGACTCGTCGAGTCGCTCGCGACCCACGAGAATATCGCCGGGATCAAGGACTCGAGCGGGAGCCTCGAGTCGATCCAGCGCCTCGTCCGGTTTACCGCCGACGCCGACTTCTCGGTGCTCGTCGGCCACGGGAGCGTCTACGCCCACGCGCTCGATGCCGGCGCCGACGGCGGGGTGCTGGCGGTTGCGAACGCCGTTCCCGACCTGGCGAGCGAGATTTTCGAGACCCATCACAGCGGCGACGCCGCCGCCGCTCGCGACCTGAACGCCGCTATCGTGGAACTCAACCGGACGCTCACGGCCCGCTACGGCGTCCCCGGCATTAAGACGGCCCTCGCTCACCGTGGCCTCGAGGTCGGGCCCCCGCGCCGACCGCTCGAGCCGATTGACGAGGACGCCGCGGCCGAGGTCACGGCGGTGCTCGAGGCCGCGCTCGAGGCCTGA
- a CDS encoding AIR synthase family protein produces MTANSCGRSDADDRSGVVDVVGTRASISRPKRPLRERSTVTDPSPDADPSLGKIDRTVFERQIAPRLGADRDDVVLGPTHGVDFGVLDVGGRAVVVATDPVSILPDLGLERAARFALDIVLTDVAVSGISPSHLSISFTLPPEMTDEQFATIWEAIHEECVDLGIAITAGHTARYAGISYSWVGGATVLGVGDHEAVVRPDGARPGDVLLLTTGPAVEAVALLSTLFGDQIDVSESTLEDAGACLDDSFAVRDALTAAVSAPVHAMHDVTEGGLAGALVEMSEGSGTRFEIDRSAVPIRPAVREVCDALEMDPWRATSCGSLVIAVDPGDVSATVEALESRGTTVAEIGHVEGPGDAPEVRVDGAVLEHPGVDSSWSAFERFAEF; encoded by the coding sequence ATGACGGCTAATAGTTGTGGCCGTTCGGACGCCGACGATCGTTCCGGGGTCGTCGACGTCGTCGGGACTCGAGCGAGCATCAGCAGGCCTAAGCGCCCGCTTCGAGAACGTTCGACCGTGACCGACCCCTCGCCCGACGCCGACCCTTCGCTCGGCAAGATCGACCGGACGGTGTTCGAGCGACAGATCGCTCCCCGACTCGGCGCCGACCGCGACGACGTCGTGCTTGGGCCCACCCACGGCGTCGACTTCGGTGTGCTCGACGTCGGCGGTCGTGCCGTCGTGGTGGCGACCGATCCGGTATCGATCCTCCCCGACCTGGGCCTCGAGCGCGCCGCCAGGTTCGCCCTGGACATCGTGCTCACGGACGTCGCGGTCAGCGGAATCTCACCTTCTCATCTCTCGATTTCGTTTACCCTGCCCCCGGAGATGACCGACGAGCAGTTTGCGACGATCTGGGAGGCGATCCACGAGGAGTGCGTCGACCTCGGAATCGCGATCACGGCGGGCCACACCGCCCGTTATGCCGGCATCTCGTACTCCTGGGTCGGCGGCGCGACGGTGCTCGGCGTCGGCGACCACGAGGCCGTCGTCCGTCCCGATGGTGCCCGCCCTGGTGACGTGCTCTTGCTCACCACCGGGCCGGCCGTCGAAGCCGTCGCCCTCCTAAGCACTCTCTTCGGCGACCAGATCGACGTCTCCGAATCGACGCTCGAGGACGCCGGGGCCTGCCTCGACGATAGCTTCGCCGTCCGGGACGCGCTGACCGCGGCGGTGAGCGCGCCGGTTCACGCGATGCACGACGTAACCGAAGGCGGCCTCGCAGGCGCGCTCGTGGAGATGTCGGAGGGATCGGGAACTCGTTTCGAGATCGATCGGTCGGCAGTCCCGATCCGGCCGGCCGTGCGAGAGGTCTGTGACGCTCTCGAGATGGACCCCTGGCGGGCGACCAGTTGCGGTTCGCTCGTGATCGCGGTCGATCCGGGGGACGTCTCCGCAACCGTGGAGGCGCTCGAGAGTCGTGGAACGACCGTCGCTGAAATCGGGCACGTCGAGGGGCCCGGCGATGCTCCCGAAGTTCGCGTCGATGGCGCCGTGCTCGAGCACCCCGGCGTTGACTCCTCGTGGTCGGCGTTCGAACGCTTCGCCGAGTTCTGA
- a CDS encoding AIR synthase family protein, with protein MNDLGKADREFFDQYLYPNLGAEREDVRLAPQHGVDFGVVDVGGRAVAMATDPVFIMPSLGFERAAWFAFHILFSDVAVSGLEPAYLSVDFNLPSEITDEQFATVWETFDREARDLGVSVVTGHTARYAGCNYPMVGGATVVAVGDHDDLIRPDGARPGDRVLVTKGPAIETTGLLSIQYESLLAERMDPDALEAAKERYYDMSPLQEAMLAADVGDDAVTAMHDATEGGVYGGLFEMARSAGVGMRIDRDRVPIMPGVRETCEAVGVDPWISISEGTLLATVAPDGVDAVLEALEAEGIPAAAVGEVTDGEGVIVDGEAIDHPGTDPFWGTFERLAEEASSGDRSGEGGENGSREGEANGPGEGGENESGEENANGGDDR; from the coding sequence ATGAACGACCTCGGCAAAGCCGACCGCGAGTTCTTCGATCAGTACCTCTACCCGAACCTGGGCGCCGAGCGCGAGGACGTGCGACTCGCACCGCAACACGGCGTCGACTTCGGCGTCGTCGACGTCGGCGGGCGGGCGGTGGCGATGGCGACCGACCCCGTCTTCATCATGCCCTCGCTGGGCTTCGAGCGGGCGGCCTGGTTCGCCTTCCACATCCTCTTCAGCGACGTGGCGGTCTCGGGGCTCGAGCCGGCGTACTTGAGCGTCGACTTCAACCTCCCGTCGGAGATCACCGACGAACAGTTCGCGACCGTCTGGGAGACGTTCGACCGGGAGGCGCGCGACCTGGGCGTCTCGGTCGTCACGGGCCACACCGCCCGCTACGCCGGGTGCAACTACCCGATGGTCGGGGGCGCGACCGTCGTCGCCGTCGGGGATCACGACGACCTGATTCGTCCGGACGGCGCTCGACCGGGCGACCGCGTCCTGGTGACGAAGGGGCCGGCCATCGAGACGACCGGCTTGCTGTCGATTCAGTACGAGTCCCTGCTCGCCGAACGGATGGACCCCGACGCGCTCGAGGCCGCGAAGGAACGCTATTACGACATGAGCCCCCTTCAGGAGGCGATGCTCGCGGCCGACGTCGGCGACGACGCCGTCACGGCGATGCACGACGCGACCGAGGGCGGCGTCTACGGCGGGCTGTTCGAGATGGCCCGCTCGGCAGGGGTCGGAATGCGGATCGACCGCGACCGCGTGCCGATCATGCCCGGCGTCCGCGAGACCTGTGAGGCCGTCGGTGTCGACCCCTGGATCTCGATCAGCGAGGGGACGCTGCTCGCGACGGTCGCTCCAGATGGCGTTGATGCGGTGCTCGAGGCGCTCGAGGCCGAGGGAATCCCGGCGGCGGCCGTCGGCGAGGTCACGGACGGCGAGGGCGTTATCGTCGACGGCGAGGCGATCGACCACCCCGGGACGGACCCGTTCTGGGGGACGTTCGAGCGATTGGCCGAGGAGGCCTCGAGTGGGGATAGGTCGGGAGAAGGAGGCGAGAACGGATCGAGGGAGGGGGAGGCGAACGGACCGGGAGAAGGAGGCGAGAACGAATCGGGAGAGGAGAACGCGAACGGGGGCGACGACCGATGA
- a CDS encoding PQQ-binding-like beta-propeller repeat protein, protein MGKWQRRSFLATGAALSIGVGLVSSGAGDVDADDGDGPSDVNASLDTDLPDPTRQPNATMNEDWASYRGDAGQTRCIADGHDFDGEALAPVWSADHDGSVAVADDTVYTSTADGVVALDAGDGAIVWENTDVLAHDPAVADDVVCLTTDEGVVALDRSDGGVRWEASFDPADSVTRHTVAYDAAFVVVDGTLYALEVDDGSIRWERESVTLESPASPDGTFEFARAPAAANGVVYAATPRTVLALEPEAGNEVWRNEEVYQDVESPIHANASAVVVDWWSDIDLGVHDAQTGEVNGLITLETDHEVSIDQDVYTTGDAFNLYGGSLEECENEWEVPCAHNAGQAVICGETIYVYFGRAEGDWGEYDEELVALNKDDGTEKWAISTDDAPVGYVRAISGDTLYVDHDGELVAFREGVPEDGC, encoded by the coding sequence ATGGGAAAATGGCAACGCCGCTCCTTCCTCGCAACTGGTGCAGCACTGTCGATCGGCGTCGGTCTCGTCTCGAGTGGGGCGGGAGACGTCGATGCCGACGACGGTGACGGACCCTCCGATGTCAACGCATCACTCGATACAGATCTCCCGGACCCGACACGCCAGCCGAACGCTACTATGAACGAAGACTGGGCATCCTACCGTGGTGACGCGGGACAGACCAGGTGCATCGCTGACGGACACGACTTCGACGGCGAGGCACTCGCCCCCGTCTGGTCGGCCGACCACGACGGTTCGGTCGCCGTCGCTGACGACACAGTGTACACCTCGACCGCCGACGGTGTCGTCGCGCTGGACGCCGGGGACGGGGCAATCGTCTGGGAGAACACAGATGTCCTCGCGCACGACCCCGCAGTCGCCGACGACGTGGTCTGTCTGACCACCGACGAGGGCGTCGTGGCGCTCGACCGGTCCGACGGCGGCGTCCGGTGGGAGGCGTCGTTCGATCCAGCAGACTCGGTCACCCGTCACACGGTGGCCTACGACGCCGCGTTCGTCGTCGTCGACGGAACTCTCTACGCCCTCGAGGTCGACGACGGCTCGATTCGGTGGGAACGTGAGTCGGTCACGCTCGAATCGCCCGCTAGCCCGGACGGGACGTTCGAGTTCGCCAGGGCCCCCGCCGCGGCGAACGGCGTCGTCTACGCCGCGACACCCCGGACCGTGCTCGCACTGGAGCCCGAAGCCGGGAACGAAGTCTGGCGAAACGAGGAGGTCTACCAGGACGTCGAGAGTCCGATCCACGCGAACGCGAGCGCGGTCGTCGTCGACTGGTGGTCCGACATCGATCTGGGCGTACACGACGCGCAGACGGGCGAGGTGAACGGCCTGATCACGTTGGAGACTGACCACGAAGTCTCGATCGACCAGGACGTGTATACAACCGGTGACGCCTTCAACCTGTACGGCGGCTCTCTCGAGGAGTGTGAAAACGAGTGGGAGGTCCCCTGTGCACACAACGCCGGACAGGCGGTTATCTGTGGCGAGACCATCTACGTCTACTTCGGACGGGCCGAGGGCGACTGGGGCGAGTACGACGAGGAACTCGTCGCGCTGAACAAGGACGATGGCACCGAGAAGTGGGCGATTTCGACGGACGATGCCCCCGTCGGGTACGTTCGGGCGATCAGCGGTGACACGCTGTACGTCGACCACGACGGGGAACTGGTCGCGTTCAGAGAGGGTGTGCCCGAGGACGGCTGTTGA
- a CDS encoding tRNA-binding protein: MPESPFDVEIRVGEIVRAESFPEARKSHMTKLWIDLGAGDDGAGGDDTEDGGTEDDGANDDSSDESTLVQSAGQHDYHYDPDDLVGRRVLCATNLGSVRIAGFKSEALTVGVPSDDGYPVLVNPDTEVDADVPLGGVLY, translated from the coding sequence ATGCCGGAGAGTCCGTTCGACGTCGAGATTCGGGTCGGCGAGATCGTCCGCGCGGAATCGTTTCCCGAAGCGCGAAAGTCGCACATGACGAAGCTGTGGATCGACCTCGGTGCTGGTGACGACGGCGCTGGTGGCGACGATACGGAGGATGGCGGTACGGAGGATGACGGGGCGAACGACGACTCGAGCGACGAGAGCACCCTCGTCCAGTCCGCCGGCCAGCACGACTACCACTACGATCCCGATGACCTCGTCGGCAGACGGGTCCTCTGTGCCACGAACCTCGGAAGCGTCCGTATCGCCGGCTTCAAATCGGAAGCGCTCACCGTCGGCGTCCCCAGCGACGACGGGTATCCAGTGCTCGTGAATCCCGACACCGAAGTCGACGCCGACGTGCCACTCGGTGGCGTCCTGTACTGA
- a CDS encoding DUF5799 family protein, producing MGTEWTDRIVSERMTVDREFSTRVQSSRFSSQEWSLIMTATEFEIENPDDPETARMVANTDKIDQILPELENVRSQVGAMGGAPGGDDSSGGFLDSIKGALGMGGGGSHDAEREAAEALTQEYAEELQSRLEENGRWEGICATAAE from the coding sequence ATGGGAACCGAGTGGACCGACCGGATCGTCAGCGAGCGCATGACCGTCGACCGGGAGTTCTCGACGCGAGTCCAGAGCTCTCGTTTTTCGAGCCAGGAGTGGAGTCTGATCATGACCGCGACCGAGTTCGAAATCGAGAATCCCGACGACCCCGAAACCGCGCGCATGGTCGCCAACACCGACAAGATCGACCAGATCCTGCCGGAACTCGAGAACGTCCGTTCCCAGGTGGGGGCGATGGGCGGCGCGCCCGGCGGCGACGACTCGAGCGGCGGGTTCCTCGACTCGATCAAGGGTGCCCTCGGGATGGGCGGCGGTGGCTCCCACGACGCCGAACGCGAGGCCGCCGAGGCGCTCACCCAGGAGTACGCCGAGGAACTGCAGTCCCGACTCGAGGAGAACGGCCGCTGGGAGGGGATTTGTGCGACCGCGGCGGAGTAA
- a CDS encoding DUF7557 family protein: MPQVELDEETIERLDALRIEDESYDELVTELINIYESSERTLFHAGD, from the coding sequence ATGCCCCAGGTCGAACTCGACGAGGAAACGATCGAGCGACTGGACGCCCTGCGGATCGAAGACGAGTCCTACGACGAACTCGTGACCGAACTGATCAACATCTACGAATCGAGCGAGCGGACGCTGTTTCACGCGGGCGATTGA
- a CDS encoding DUF7545 family protein, with translation MTDDIETTTFSIETDGDADEVTLPIGLVDLLAEEGQGEAETVADITLLSFASRAHHLVHHGEDPGEDLEAQEERVMDLFEERFGVSFAEATGHHH, from the coding sequence ATGACAGACGACATCGAGACGACTACGTTTTCGATCGAAACCGACGGCGACGCCGACGAAGTCACGCTCCCGATCGGCCTGGTCGACCTCCTCGCGGAGGAGGGTCAGGGCGAGGCCGAGACCGTCGCGGACATCACCCTGCTTTCCTTTGCGAGCCGCGCCCACCACCTCGTCCACCACGGCGAGGATCCGGGTGAGGACCTCGAGGCCCAGGAAGAGCGCGTCATGGACCTCTTCGAAGAGCGCTTCGGCGTCTCGTTTGCGGAAGCGACGGGCCACCACCACTGA
- a CDS encoding biotin transporter BioY, which yields MATSTENVDLVDGDVVRSFARAALLAVLIGASAYVSIPLPVSPVPFTLQVLFVFLAGLVLGPVWGVISMVLYLAAGAIGVPVFAGGVGGVGHLFGYTGGYLWSYPIAAFVIGLLVHRGWRVRDPATVQKTTLAAALLVGLGIIYGLGVPWLAWVQSLSLAEAAIIGMAYYVPLDLVKLAAAIAIVRSERIPVA from the coding sequence ATGGCTACGTCAACCGAAAATGTCGACCTCGTCGACGGCGACGTCGTGCGCTCGTTCGCTCGAGCCGCCCTGTTAGCGGTGTTGATCGGCGCGAGCGCCTACGTATCGATTCCACTGCCGGTCTCGCCGGTCCCGTTCACGCTCCAGGTGTTGTTCGTCTTCCTCGCAGGACTGGTGCTCGGGCCCGTCTGGGGCGTCATCTCGATGGTGCTGTACCTCGCCGCCGGTGCGATCGGCGTTCCGGTCTTCGCCGGGGGCGTAGGCGGCGTCGGTCACCTGTTCGGCTACACCGGAGGGTACCTCTGGTCGTACCCGATCGCGGCGTTCGTCATCGGCCTCCTCGTCCACCGTGGCTGGCGGGTTCGAGACCCCGCGACGGTACAGAAGACGACGCTCGCCGCGGCGCTGCTGGTTGGCCTCGGTATCATCTACGGCCTCGGCGTCCCGTGGCTTGCCTGGGTCCAGAGCCTCTCGCTCGCCGAGGCGGCCATCATCGGCATGGCGTACTACGTTCCCCTCGACCTCGTGAAACTCGCCGCCGCGATCGCAATCGTTCGGAGCGAACGGATCCCCGTCGCCTAG
- a CDS encoding energy-coupling factor ABC transporter ATP-binding protein: protein MIEFRDVRYEIEGVTVLESISLEVGSDEFVVLAGANGSGKTTLLRHCNGLLTPTSGAVLVDGTPVIDNLVAARTAVGMVFQHPRDQFVAATVGADVAFGPENLGLEHPEIDRRVADALEAVRLEGREDDRIHTLSGGEQSRVAIAGALAMEPTHLVLDEPFTGLDDPARRAVLERLSALSRQGTGIVLATHDLRDVLELADRVLVMRNGSIAIDKPPADARDSLESEAFAVRAPGSGTRVGD, encoded by the coding sequence ATGATCGAATTTCGCGACGTTCGCTACGAGATCGAGGGCGTCACCGTCCTCGAGTCCATCTCGCTCGAGGTCGGGAGCGACGAGTTCGTCGTCCTCGCGGGCGCGAACGGGAGCGGGAAGACGACGCTCCTGCGTCACTGCAACGGCCTACTGACGCCGACGTCGGGGGCGGTCCTCGTCGACGGCACGCCGGTCATCGACAATCTCGTGGCCGCCCGCACAGCTGTGGGGATGGTCTTCCAGCACCCACGGGACCAGTTCGTCGCCGCGACGGTCGGCGCGGACGTCGCGTTCGGCCCGGAAAACCTCGGCCTCGAGCATCCGGAGATCGATCGACGCGTCGCCGACGCGCTCGAAGCCGTCCGACTCGAGGGACGCGAGGACGATCGAATCCACACCCTCTCCGGGGGCGAACAGTCCCGCGTCGCCATTGCGGGCGCGCTCGCGATGGAGCCGACTCACCTCGTCCTCGACGAACCGTTCACCGGCCTCGACGACCCCGCCCGTCGAGCGGTCCTCGAGCGCCTGTCCGCCCTCTCCCGGCAAGGAACCGGAATCGTCCTCGCGACCCACGACCTGCGGGACGTCCTCGAACTGGCTGACCGGGTGCTCGTCATGCGAAACGGCTCAATCGCGATCGATAAACCACCGGCTGACGCTCGCGACTCCCTCGAGAGCGAGGCGTTCGCCGTTCGCGCGCCCGGCAGCGGTACGCGAGTCGGGGACTGA